A genomic segment from Ochotona princeps isolate mOchPri1 chromosome 11, mOchPri1.hap1, whole genome shotgun sequence encodes:
- the LOC105942600 gene encoding NADH dehydrogenase [ubiquinone] 1 alpha subcomplex subunit 5-like: protein MATPPSSVNRFVFPQPTGFVGLAVYNNLHERLRILYAKILDVFQQMPKTAAYKKYRQQIINEELNMVKMKLDVKKLEDKLQGGQIEAVILQAENELSLARKMMQWKTREPLVEGPPASQWKWPI, encoded by the coding sequence ATGGCAACCCCTCCAAGCAGTGTGAACCGTTTTGTGTTTCCACAGCCCACTGGTTTTGTGGGCTTGGCTGTTTACAACAATCTGCACGAGAGGCTAAGAATATTGTATGCAAAGATTCTGGATGTTTTTCAACAGATGCCTAAAACTGCAGCATACAAAAAATATAGGCAGCAGATTATAAATGAGGAGCTGAATAtggtgaaaatgaaattagatgtTAAAAAATTAGAAGATAAACTTCAGGGTGGCCAAATAGAAGCGGTGATTCTTCAAGCTGAAAATGAACTAAGTCTGGCAAGAAAAATGATGCAGTGGAAAACACGGGAGCCATTAGTGGAAGGACCTCCTGCCAGCCAGTGGAAATGGCCAATATAA